A window of Polyodon spathula isolate WHYD16114869_AA chromosome 30, ASM1765450v1, whole genome shotgun sequence contains these coding sequences:
- the LOC121302806 gene encoding lysophosphatidic acid receptor 6-like, which yields MDSGNNTLANTHLNCTTDTSYRFVFHQVMYSFIFVFGLVGNGLALRQFCGSLKTANSTAIYMANLSVADLIFVASLPLRIYYYHHSANRWTPGRTFCLLTFTLKYISMYGGIFFLACIGMDRFFAVVCPLAKRLRKVRTARAISVGAWCLILVLSISLPFLRLMVATRQQPCLPDPSSRRNRLFILVILLLVEAAFLFPLFLLLFSYCSIIRTLRQPTRLAPSKPWEGRTMRMIYSVIMVFLFCFAPYHLNLFWFTLTKVELVQNCTLTKINQALHPVALTLASMNCCLNPLIYYSSSKMFHKESSTSSGSQ from the coding sequence ATGGATTCAGGGAACAACACTTTGGCAAATACCCATTTAAACTGCACCACTGACACCAGCTACCGCTTTGTCTTTCACCAGGTCATGTACAGCTTCATTTTCGTCTTTGGCTTGGTGGGCAACGGATTGGCCTTGCGACAGTTCTGCGGCTCTCTCAAGACAGCCAACAGCACAGCGATTTACATGGCTAACCTCTCCGTGGCAGACCTCATCTTCGTGGCCTCCTTGCCCCTGCGGATCTACTACTACCACCACTCTGCAAATCGCTGGACCCCGGGCCGTACCTTCTGCCTTCTGACCTTCACCCTCAAGTACATCAGCATGTACGGGGGCATCTTCTTCCTGGCGTGCATTGGAATGGACCGCTTCTTTGCTGTGGTCTGCCCGTTGGCAAAGCGATTGAGGAAGGTACGGACAGCCAGGGCAATCAGCGTAGGTGCCTGGTGTCTTATCCTGGTCCTCAGCATTTCCCTACCATTCCTGCGTTTGATGGTTGCCACACGCCAGCAGCCCTGCCTGCCTGACCCTTCCTCCAGAAGGAACCGTCTGTTCATCCTGGTCATTCTCTTGCTAGTGGAagctgccttcctcttccccctGTTCCTGCTCCTCTTCAGCTACTGCAGCATCATCAGGACCCTGCGCCAGCCCACCCGCCTTGCTCCGAGCAAGCCCTGGGAAGGGCGCACCATGAGAATGATCTACTCCGTCATCATGGTCTTCCTTTTCTGTTTCGCCCCCTATCACCTCAACCTCTTCTGGTTCACCCTCACCAAAGTAGAGCTTGTCCAAAACTGCACCTTGACCAAGATCAATCAGGCACTGCACCCTGTGGCACTTACTCTGGCCAGCATGAATTGCTGCCTCAACCCTCTCATCTATTATTCCTCCAGCAAGATGTTTCACAAAGAGTCATCCACCAGCAGTGGAAGCCAGTGA